A genomic region of Thunnus albacares chromosome 2, fThuAlb1.1, whole genome shotgun sequence contains the following coding sequences:
- the LOC122968127 gene encoding protein FAM163B: protein MSAGTVVIAGGILATVILLTIVAVLCLCRLQYYCCKREESEKGEEEEPELATMSPSRPLALSAPPTPPTPELYSDEPEAYPPTFLTEANGPASFSPDPPPRRCQRSHTFCPTCARCSLPFYLQHPERLCNGGRRISYRTVQQQDLELPMDLASFYQKLNLIRSVTMREVVTHSVSTDV from the exons ATGTCAGCCGGGACAGTGGTCATCGCAGGTGGAATTCTGGCTACAGTCATCTTACTGACCATCGTCGCTGTACTGTGTTTATGTAGGTTGCag TATTACTGCTGTAAGAGGGAGGAGTCTGAGaagggggaagaggaggaaccAGAGCTCGCCACCATGTCGCCGTCCCGCCCCCTGGCTCTGTCAGCTCCTCCGACGCCCCCGACGCCGGAGCTCTACAGCGACGAGCCCGAGGCCTACCCGCCCACCTTCCTCACCGAAGCCAACGGGCCCGCCAGCTTCTCACCCGACCCCCCGCCTCGCAGGTGCCAGCGCTCTCACACCTTCTGCCCGACGTGCGCCCGCTGCTCGCTGCCCTTCTACCTGCAGCACCCGGAGAGGCTGTGCAACGGCGGCCGCAGGATCAGCTACAGGACTGTGCAGCAGCAGGACCTGGAACTGCCCATGGACCTGGCCAGCTTCTACCAGAAGCTCAACCTCATCCGCTCCGTCACCATGAGGGAGGTGGTCACCCACAGCGTCAGCACCGACGTGTAG